A genomic window from Nicotiana sylvestris chromosome 11, ASM39365v2, whole genome shotgun sequence includes:
- the LOC138882259 gene encoding uncharacterized protein produces the protein MNMFGKADQMNTDRESSVPIRKYGVDDHCRATERTGIFNQDAGGVERDYMDVHAEGQYEREFRDAHLDDETENVTDIGKEVCGVPEKICRVCGLQSQEDLTSPLGTSVSEIVCKCLEGTYDLSTPLSYKEKFGVQTCASQASKEAGVQYQEKTGLQSQDIGRSKIGSKSIDAICDDDDVAGMILDIANESCQQASKDHGEQLQDKENVELQEKENVARNILAELSLEKTQEGTVEKTVSPAEENKEDTNDDNINQYRRKRKRDSIGYDGPSFSLLTPTPPSIQMDIDATLTMEGEGNVEEELGRGKRNKKLSWQLKSPFDKEGKAVSSKADNQNTLKSSGWIKSTYTRRCIFHYAKEDEKLVKKFIVWLGKEKRRGRKKEGQIDLYADDNSLRKKPYKLYHQKISSKMFFLELSDSKFVLDDKHIDIALYYLRKKECYHPRDHPFRCTTTDVLFDNYMALVYKDFSEDASDEFWCAGDNQLFLTPYVWGDSRRCGIALTEVDKIFFPCRLPSEDDEAVTYFLLGVLDLNQKKIDVYDSIYSEPYEAGMNYMQMYARMIPHLLKFSQFDKNHKSFGNVFNKFDIQWQRSPHQTGSTDCGAFLIKFVELLMIGNDVQQFQPEDIKDFRKELAANLWAHGEWKRNSGYDTPPENVGDDYESENETFCPKEL, from the exons ATGAACATGTTTGGGAAAGCTGATCAGATGAACACAGATAGAGAATCTAGTGTTCCAATTAGAAAATATGGAGTTGATGATCATTGTCGTGCTACTGAGCGTACTGGCATATTCAACCAAGATGCAGGTGGTGTTGAACGTGATTATATGGATGTGCATGCAGAGGGTCAGTATGAAAGAGAATTTAGAGATGCACATCTAGATGATGAAACTGAAAATGTTACTGATATTGGGAAAG AAGTTTGTGGAGTGCCGGAGAAAATTTGTAGAGTTTGTGGATTGCAATCACAGGAGGATTTAACAAGTCCATTGGGGACAAGTGTCAGCGAGATTGTATGCAAATGCTTAGAAGGAACGTATGATCTCTCTACACCGCtgtcatacaaagaaaaatttggagTTCAAACTTGTGCCAGTCAAG CAAGCAAAGAAGCTGGAGTGCAGTATCAAGAGAAAACTGGACTACAATCTCAAGACATAGGCAGAAGTAAGATTGGTTCTAAATCTATAGATGCAAtatgtgatgatgatgatgtagcTGGAATGATCTTGGATATTGCAAATG AATCTTGTCAACAAGCATCTAAAGATCATGGTGAACAACTGCAAGATAAAGAAAATGTGGaattgcaagaaaaagaaaatgttgcACGCAATATTTTAGCTGAGTTGTCTCTTGAAAAAACACAAGAAGGTACTGTGGAGAAGACAG tgtcgcCAGCAGAGGAAAACAAAGAGGACACCAATGATGACAATATTAACCAATatagaaggaaaagaaagagagacaGTATTGGTTATGATGGTCCGTCATTTTCTCTTCTTACTCCTACTCCTCCAAGTATACAAATGGACATTGATGCGACTTTGACTATGGAGGGTGAAGGAAATGTTGAAGAAGAACTTGGTCGAGGTAAAaggaacaagaagttaagctggcAGTTGAAATCTCCTTTTGATAAGGAAGGAAAAGCAGTAAGTTCCAAGGCAGACAATCAAAATACTCTGAAGAGTTCAGGTTGGATAAAATCAACCTATACTCGTAGGTGTATTTTTCATTATGCCAAAGAAGATGAAAAATTAGTGAAGAAATTCATTGTGTGGTTGGGCAAGGAGAAAAGGAGAGGTCGCAAAAAAGA gggACAAATTGATTTATATGCTGATGATAAtagtttgaggaaaaaaccatacaaattgtatcatcaaaaaatcagtagcaaaatgtttttccttgagctttcagatagcaaatttgttcttgatgataAG CATATTGACATTGCTCTCTATTATCTGAGAAAGAAGGAATGCTACCACCCTCGCGATCATCCTTTTCGATGCACAACTACTGATGTTCTTTTTGATAATTATATGGCACTTGTGTATAAAGATTTCAGTGAAGATGCTAGTGATGAGTTTTGGTGTGCTGGTGATAATCAGTTATTTCTGACACCATATGTGTGGGGGGACAGCCGTAGATGTGGAATTGCATTGACTGAGGTTGACAAAATATTTTTTCCATGTCGGCTTCCTTCAGAAGATGATGAAGCTGTGACATACTTTTTGTTGGGAGTATTGGACTTGAATCAAAAAAAGATTGATGTATATGATTCCATATACAGTGAGCCATATGAAGCAGGAATGAACTACATGCAAATGTATGCACGCATGATCCCCCATTTGCTAAAGTTCTCACAGTTTGACAAAAATCACAAGTCTTTTGGGAATGTCTTCAACAAATTTGATATACAGTGGCAAAGATCACCACACCAAACTGGATC GACTGATTGTGGTGCATTCCTGATCAAATTTGTCGAGTTGCTGATGATTGGAAATGACGTGCAACAATTCCAACCCGAAGACATAAAAGACTTTCGAAAAGAACTTGCTGCAAATCTTTGGGCACATGGTGAATGGAAAAGAAATTCTGGTTATGATACTCCACCAGAAAATGTTGGTGATGATTATGAGAGTGAAAATGAAACATTCTGTCCAAAGGAGTTGTAA
- the LOC138882396 gene encoding uncharacterized protein — translation MHCVLLSEIVSNEPDSMTFKVFDRDIKFTRDAFHIITGLKSYSSLDMKGLNEKENRLLRVYFPGKDKIELADLYSFISSRPHGTTSSFAGSDDDALKLATLYFVESVLMGKRKNRNVSEQIMKIVDDDALCASFNWGSLAYETLLKSLKSCLKSNENDVQKEKEKEKDIDSYTLVGFPFAFCVWIMEVLPIFQEKQFVNFKEVGYPRMLCYSEMKSPQFDALCRKYFHNKKVFKLIEVSPFIPVEEEDTQPLCVEEPVSQDQGSRSSSTQFDEGVLKEIVRVCVSAFE, via the exons ATGCACTGTGTATTGCTTTCTGAAATTGTTAGTAATGAACCTGATTCGATGACCTTCAAGGTATTTGACCGCGATATTAAGTTTACTCGTGATGCATTCCATATTATTACTGGTTTGAAGTCTTATTCGTCGCTTGACATGAAAGGTTTAAATGAGAAAGAGAATAGGCTTTTAAGAGTCTATTTCCCTGGAAAGGACAAAATTGAGTTGGCTGATTTGTATAGTTTTATTTCTAGTCGCCCACATGGTACAACTTCATCATTTGCTGGCAGTGATGATGATGCTTTGAAGTTGGCAACACTCTATTTTGTTGAGTCGGTTTTGATGGGCAAGAGGAAAAATAGGAATGTGTCGGAGCAAATAATGAAAATTGTTGACGATGATGCACTTTGCGCTTCCTTCAACTGGGGCTCTCTTGCTTATGAGACGCTATTAAAATCATTGAAGAGTTGCTTGAAATCAAATGAGAATGATGttcagaaggagaaagagaaagaaaaagatattGATAGCTACACTTTAGTTGGCTTTCCTTTTGCGTTTTGTGTCTGGATTATGGAAGTACTTCCTATTTTCCAAGAGAAACAATTTGTGAACTTCAAAGAAGTTGGTTATCCTCGAATGTTATGTTATTCTGAAATGAAGTCTCCACAATTTGATGCTCTTTGTAGAAAATATTTCCATAATAAAAAA GTGTTTAAGTTGATTGAGGTATCACCCTTTATTCCCGTGGAAGAAGAAGATACACAGCCTCTTTGTGTGGAGGAGCCAGTTTCACAAGATCAAGGCTCAAGGTCTTCTTCCACACAATTTGACGAAGGCGTACTTAAGGAAATTGTTAGAGTATGTGTTTCTGCCTTTGAATAG